The Mycobacterium avium subsp. avium genomic sequence GTCCGCCACGTCGACGCCGCGTCCCGCCAGATCGCCCTGGACGTCGTCGTGCACGGCGAACACGGGATCGCCGGGCAGTGGGCGGCCACGGCCCAGCCCGGCCAGCCGATCTACCTGATGGGTCCCGGCGGCGCCTACACCCCCGACCCGGCCGCCGACTGGCATCTGCTGGCCGGCGACGAATCGGCGCTGCCGGCCATCGCCGCGGCCCTGGAGGCGTTGCCGCCCAGCGCGGTCGGGAAGGCCTTCATCGAGGTCGCCGGCCACGAGGACGAGATCCCGCTGACCGCGCCCGACGGTGTCGAGGTGCACTGGGTGTACCGCGGCGGCCGCGCCGACCTGGTTCCCGAGGACCGCGCCGGCGATCACGCGCCGCTGATCGAGGCCGTCACCAGCGCCCCCTGGCTGCCCGGGCAGGTGCACGTCTTCATCCACGGCGAGGCCCAAGCCGTCATGCACAACCTGCGGCCCTACATCCGCAAGGAGCGCGGCGTCGACGCGAAATGGGCGGCGTCGATCTCGGGCTACTGGCGCCGCGGCCGCACCGAAGAGACGTTCCGGCAGTGGAAGAAGGAACTGGCCCAGGCGGAGTCGGCGCAAGCCTGACGGCCCGACTGGCATCCTCTATCTCATGGCGTTCGGCGACTACCAGAACGAGATCTACTTCCGCGGCCTGGGCGGGGTGGCGCCGTCGCTGCCGATGGCCTTCGCCGAGCTGGAGGCCCGCGCCGAGCGGGCCATGTCGCCGTCGGTGTGGTCCTACGTCACCGGCGGCGCCGGCGACGAACGCACCCAGCGGGCCAACCGGGAGGCGTTCGACCGCTGGGGCCTGATCCCGCGCATGTTCGTCGGCGCCGCCGAACGCGACCTGTCGGTGCGATCCCGGTGGAAACCGCGTCGGCGCTGGCCCGCAAGCCCGAGATGATGCGCCACGTGCTCAGCCCGGTGCTGCGGATCTACCGCCTCGACGTCCCCGAGCGCATCGAGGTCGGCACCCAGGGATCAGCGCGATTCTGGTTGTTCGGAGTGATCCCCGCCTGGACGCATCACCTCACCATAGAGCGGCTCGACCCGACCGAGATCTACACCAACGAGCACGGCGGACCCGTCCGCACCTGGAACCACCGCCTGACCTTCGAGCCCATCGACGAGGGCAGCTGCCGCTACACCGACGAGATCGAAACCGACGACGGCCTGCGCGGCCTGCCGACCCGCGCCTTCGCCCGGGTCATGTTCCGCCACCGGCACCGGCGGTGGCGCAGGCTCGCGCGGATCCTGCACTGACAGCGAGAGGACGGTGAACCATGGCCGGCAATCAAGAAGGCATCGGCATGCTGAAACTCGAATGCCCGCAACACCATCCCGTCGGCAGGATCCTCAAGGACGCCCCGCATCAGGCCGTCCAGTTCGACCCCGGCGCCCAGGTGGGGCCGCGCCGGTTCTGGCCCGACGAAGACGAGCAACCGAACTTCACCACCCGCTGCCGGTTCTGCGACCAGCCGGTGGGTGAGGCCACCGCCACCCTGCAGGCCCAACTCGCCGAGGTGGTCGCCGACGCCGCCGCCACCGCCGCGACGGCCGCCCTGCCGTATGTGTAGCCGCCGGCCCCCGCAGATACTGTAAGAGCTACCGTAGCTGCGTTGCGGCGCGACGCATCCGCGGCGGCGCCGACCCGAAAGGAGCCCCGTGGCGCAGAACCCCACACCGCCCGACACCCCCCGTCCGCCCGAAGGCGATTGGCTGGGCACGCCGTACCTGCGCTTCGAGCGCTACGGACCCATCGCGCTGTGCACCATCGACCGGCCCCAGGCGCGCAATGCGCTGAGCCCGGCGATGTACTTCGGAATCCGTTACGCCGTCGGACGTCTCAACGAGGACCCGGATCTGGCCGGGCTGGTGCTCACCGGAACCGGCGACGTCTTCGCCCCCGGTGGCGACATGGGCGGCGGGGGCGGCGAGGACAACTGGATCACCTTCGGCTCCGCGCTGGGCATGGACGTGACCCCGTTCGACGCGGTGCGCACCTCGGCCAAGTCGATCGTCTCCGCGGTCAACGGGCTGTGCCAGGGCGGCGGATTCCAGATCGCGCTGTGCAGCGACCTGTCGGTGGTCAGCGATCGCGCTACCTTCCGGGTGCCCGAGTTGTTCCGCGGCTACGCCGACACCTACTACAGCCAGATGCTGGCCCGGGTCATCGGGCCGGTGCGCACCCGCGACCTGATGTTCACCGGCCGGGTGCTCACCGCCGTCGAAGCGCTCGACTGGGGCCTGGTCACCCGGGTGGTGCCGCACGAGAACCTGCTGGACGCGGCCAAAGACCTACTGGCGCAATGCTGCCGGACCGCGCCGCGCGCCCGCGGCGTCATCAAGTCCAGCCTGGACAACTACCTGGGCCTGTACGACCGCATCGGCATGACCGCCAGCCTGTCCGACGCCGAGGCCATCGAGGGCTTCCGCGCGTTCAAACAACGCCGCTCACCCGACTGGGTGCACCCGGATCTGCGGGTCGACGGACGGCTGTAGCAGGCTCACACCCGCCTGTCCCGGTCGCGCCAAAACGGTTCCCGCAGCTGGGTTTTCAGAATCTTGCCGCTGGCGTTGCGGGGCAGCTCCGCCACGAAATCCACCGTGCGCGGGCATTTGAACCCGGCCAGGTGCCGGCGACAGAACTCGATGACGTCGGCGGCATCGACGTCACCGTCGGCCACCACGATCGCCTTGACCGATTCGCCCCAGAAGTCGTCGGGCACCCCGATCACCGCGGCGTCGACGACGGCGGGGTGCTCGATGAGAACGCTCTCCACCTCGGGGCCGTACACGTTCTCGCCGCCGGTGATGATCATGTCCTTCAACCGGTCTTCGATGTACACGTAGCCGTCGGCGTCCAGACGTCCCACATCCCCGGTGCGCACCCAGCCATCGGCGGTGATCGTCTCGGCCGTCGCTTCGGCACGGTTGAGGTATCCGCTCATGTTCTGGTTGCTGCGCACCCACACCTCGCCGGACCGCCCGGCCGGCAACTCGGCGCCGCTGCCCGGGTCGACGATGCGAATCTCGCAGCCCTGCACCGCTTTTCCGGCCGAGAGCTGCAGCTGGGGGCGCGCCGCATCGCGGTGATCGTCGTCGGACAGCGCGGTGACCGCACCGCACAACTCGGTCTGCCCGTACACCTGGACGAATTTGGTGCCCGGCCACGTCGACAGCGCCCGGTGCAGCAGCGGCAGCGGCATCGGCGCCGCCCCGTACACGATGTAGCGCAGACCGGCGATGCTGGCGCGCGCCGCCTCGCCCGCGTCCAGGAACCGGGCGATCACCGGCGGGACGAAGAACGCGTGGGTGGCGCCGGCGCGCACCGCCCCGATCAGCGCCGCCGCGTCGGGCTCGCGGGTCATGATGGTCGGCGCCCCGGCCCGGATCCCGAACAGCGCGTAGCCGATTCCGCCGACGTGAAACAGCGGCATCGCAACAAGATTCGCGTCCCCGTCGCCGAACGGGAACGCAGGCGCCAGGTTCGCCGCGTGATTGACCAGCGCGCACTGGCTCAGCAGCACGCCCTTGGGCCGCCCGGTGGTGCCGGAGCTGTAGATCACCAACGCCGTCTCGTCGGTGTCTACGCCCGCATCGCTCGGCGCCGGTTCGGCTGCGGCGAGTAAGGATTCGTACTCGTCACCGACCTCGATGATGCGTTCCAGGCTCGGCACCCGACGGGCGGCCGCCTCGGCCGCCGGACGCAGCTCGGCGCCGACCACCAGCACGCGGGCGCCGCTGTCGGCCAGCACGTGCACCAGCTCGTCGCCGATCACCCGCCAATTGACCACCGTGGTCACCGCGCCGACGGACGCGCCGCCGATGAGCACCTCCAGGCAGGCGGGGTGATTCTTGTCCAGGAACGCCACGCACTGGCCGCGCTCGATGCCGGCGCCGCGCAGCGCCCCCGCCGCGCGCCGGATCCGCGAGCTCCACTCCGCCCAGGACCACTGCCGTTCGCCGTAGCGGATGGCGATCGCGTCGGGCCGGCGCTGCGCGTGCCGTTCCACGATTCCGGCGAGCGTCTCCCTGGTCTCGGCTGCTGGCATGAACCCCTCCGCGTTCGGTTTGTCCCCGTTCTTCCTACGCGGTCGGGCCCGGGCCCGCGACGGCGGCCCCGGCGAGCGCCGGCCGCTATTGCAAAGACGCGATCATCGCCGCACCCTCGCCGGCGGCCTGGGTGGTCGCGCTGCTGTCCTGCCGGAAGTCGACGAACGCCGAGCGGCCGGTCGAGGTGTTGAGCAGCTCGGTGAAGGTGCCGATCACCGGGATCGAGCCCTGCGGATGCACCACCGTGGCCGTGTAGTTGAGCGAGGCTTGCTGCTGAAAGTTGGGGCCTTGCAGCGGCGTGGTCTCCGGCGGGCCCAGCCGGTTCACATCGGTCAGGATGGCCGAGGCGCCGCCGGTGTACTGGTCGACGTCGGCCTGCAGCAGCGCGGCGGCGTCGGTGCCGGCCCCGGGTTTGACCGTGATCCGCAGCTGCGCGGTGGTGTCGGAGTTGTTCAGCGCCACCCAGTTCGGGCCGCGGTTGCCCAGCGTCCAGCCGGGCGCGGGGGTGACCGAGACGCCCTGGGCGATGGCGATCGCCTCGCCGGAAACCAGCGCCACCCTGGGCGCGCCGGGAGGCGCGGCGCCGGCCCAGACGACGGCCACGGCCAGGGCGGCGAGGCCGGCGGTAGCGAGCCGCCGTCCGCCGGAGCGCGACGGGGCGCGGGGAGGTCGAGTCGATGACATCGTTGTTCCTAACTCGCTCGGGCGGTGCGGGTTTCACCGATGGCCTCATCGTGCCCCGCCCGGGCCTCGATGTCCAAGGACGCTCGATAGGGCGCCGCCGCTGGTCGGGTAAACCTCAGTGCGCCAACGTATTTCAGCAGAAACCAGCCATCGGCAACCCCGGGACCGGCGCGGTGTGCCACCATGACGGGCATGGTGAACCCCGATCGTGCCCGTTCCCGCACCTTTGTCGTGACCGGCGCCGCCTCCGGCATCGGCCTGGCCACCGCGCGGCGGCTGCTGGCCGAGGGCGGCACCGTGGTCGGCGCCGACCTGGCCGACCCGCCCGGCGGCCTGGGCCCCCGGTTCACCTTCGTGCCCGCCGACGTGACCGACGAATCCGCCGTCGCCGCGGTGCTGGCCGCCGTGCCGGGCCGCCTCGACGGCGTCTTTCACGCCGCCGGTGTCGCCGGGGGAGGCCCGGTGCACCTGCTGGACCGCTCCGAATGGGACCGGGTGATCGGGGTCAACCTCACCGGCACCTTCCTGGTGGCCAAGGCGGCCCTGGCGCGGATGATCGACCAGCCCCGCGTCGACGGCGAGCGCGGTTCGCTCGTCACGGTCGCCAGCGTCGAGGGCCTGGAGGGCACCGCCGGGGGCAGCTCCTACAACGCGGCCAAGGGCGGTGTCGTGCTGCTGACCAAGAACATCGCGCTCGACTACGGGCCCAGCGGGATCCGCGCCAACGTCATCTGCCCCGGCTTCATCGAAACGCCCATGGCGCACAACGTGTTCAGCATTCCCGGCATGGAGGCGCCGCTGGCCTCGATCACCAGGGAGCACGCCCTGCAGCGGCTGGGGCGGCCCGAAGAGATCGCCGCGATGGCCGCCTTCCTGCTGTCCACCGACGCCTCGTTCGTCAGCGGCCAGGCCATCGCCGTCGACGGCGGCTACACCGCCGGCCGCGATCACGGCGTGGTGGAACTGTTCGGCTTTCCCAGCTGATACCAATTGGATTCAATTACCACTAAGATCCGTCCATGAGCGGTGGATTAACTCCCGACCAGGCGATCGAGGCGATCCGGGGGACCGGGGGAGCCCAGCCCGGCTGCCGCGCACTGCACGCCAAGGGCACGCTGTACCGCGGCACGTTCACCGCCACCCGGGACGCGGTGATGCTTTCGGCCGCACCGCATCTCGACGGCTCGACGGTCCCGGCGCTGATCCGCTTCTCCAACGGATCGGGCAACCCGAAGCAACGCGACGGCGCGCCCGGGGTGCGCGGGATGGCGGTCAAGTTCACCCTGCCGGACGGCTCCACCACCGACGTCTCGGCACAGACCGCGCGGCTGTTCGTCTCCAGCACCCCGGAGGGGTTCATCGATCTGCTCAAGGCGATGCGGCCCGGCCTGACCACGCCGCTGCGGTTGGCCACCCACCTGCTCACCCATCCGCGGCTGCTCGGGGCGCTGCCCCTGCTGCGGGAGGCCAACCGGATCCCGGCGAGCTACGCCACCACCGAGTACCACGGCCTGCACGCCTTCCGCTGGATCGCCGCCGACGGCAGCGCGAGATTCGTTCGCTACCACCTGGTTCCGACCGCGGCCGAGGAATACCTGTCGGCCTCCGACGCCCGCGGCAAGGACCCGGACTTTCTCACCGACGAGCTGGCGGCGCGACTGCAGGACGGGCCGGTGCGGTTCGACTTCCGGGTGCAGATCGCCGGGCCCACGGACTCGACGGTGGACCCCTCGTCGGCCTGGCAGAGCACGCAGATCGTCACCGTCGGCACCGTGACGATCACCGGCCCCGACACCGAACGCGAGCACGGCGGCGACATCGTCGTCTTCGACCCGATGCGCGTCACCGACGGCATCGAGCCCTCCGACGATCCGGTGCTGCGGTTCCGGACCCTGGTGTACTCGGCGTCGGTCAAGTTGCGGACCGGGGTGGACCGCGGCGCGCAAGCCCCGCCGGTGTGACCTTGGCCCCTTAGCCTGCCGCCGAAATCGGCGGCAGGCTAAGGTTTTTCTCCGGTGTCGCCATTTCAGATGTTCGTCATATGCCTGGCCGGGCTGGCCGCCGGTGCGATCAACGCGCTGGTCGGGTCCGGCACCCTGATCACCTTCCCGACGCTGGTGGCGCTCGGCTATCCGCCGGTGACGGCCACCATGTCCAACGCCACCGGCCTGGTCGCCGGCAGCGTCTCGGGCACCTGGGGCTATCGCGCCGAGCTGCGCGGTCAGTGGGACCGGCTGCGCTGGCAGCTGCCGGCCTCGCTTGCCGGCGCCGGGCTGGGCGCCTATCTGCTGCTGCATCTGCCGGAGAAGGTGTTCGCCGAGATCGTGCCGGTGCTGCTGGTGGCGGCGCTGGTCCTGGTGGTGACCGGGCCGCGGATCCAGGCGTGGACGGCCCGGCGCGCCGAGCTGGCGGGCCGCTCACCCGAACACGTGCCACCCGGGCGGATGGCGACGCTGGTGTTCGGCACCTTCGCCGTCGGCGTCTACGGCGGCTATTTCACTGCCGCCCAGGGCATTTTGCTGGTCGGCCTGATGGGGGCACTGCTGCCCGAATCGGTGCAGCGGATGAACGCCGCCAAGAATCTGCTGGCCCTGGTGGTGAATGTGGTTGCGGCGGTTGCCTATACGTCGGTGGCGTTCGGCCGGATCAGCTGGGCGGCGGCCGGACTGATCGCGGCGGGCTCGCTGGTCGGCGGGCTGCTCGGCGCCCGGTACGGGCGCCGGCTGTCCGGCGGCGCGCTGCGGGCCATCATCGTGGTGGTGGGGCTGATCGGGCTCTACCGCCTGCTCGCGGTGGCATGACGAAACAGCCGCTGCGGCAACGGTTTTGGTGCTACCCGGTGCTCACCAGCGGTCGGCGCCGGACAGCGCGGAGTCGACCGTGGGGTAGATCGGCAGGATGTCCGACAGCCCGCACGCGTCGATGATGCGGCCGACGATCGGCTCGCAGCTCACCAGCCGCAGGTCGATGCCGCGCTGTCGGCAGCGTTTCGCCTCGTCGGTGAGCACGGCGAACGCGCAGCACCCCATGAACTCCAGGCCGGTGACGTCGACCACGAACGGCCCAGGGGTGGTGACGACGCCGGCGGCCTCGCTGACCAGGTGGCGCCAGGTGTCCTCGTTGCACGCGTCGATCTCGCCGCCCGCATAGATCAGCACCGCGGAGCCGCTGCGCGCGGTCGTCGCCCGCAGTGTGCTGTTGGGGTCGCCCAGTTCGTAGACGAGTTTGGTGCTCAGCGTCAGGTGCGTGGCGGACATCGGTTCCACAATGACTGAATTCATGATGGACCCCCTAATCGACAGGCGCGGGAGCGCCTCGAATGGATGCCCGTCCTTCTGTCTGAAGACAGACTGTTCGCAGGCGAATTTCTTTTGTATAACGAGACAGGGCGGTCTGTCTACGGGTCCTGACCTAAGAGTACGGTAAGGCTCGTATGACAACTCCGGATGCCGGATCGTCCGGCGCCTCGGCACGTGAACGCGTCCTGACCGCGGCATATGAGCTGTTCAGCCGGCGTGGGATCCGCGCGGTGGGCACCGACGAAGTGATCGCCCGGGCCGGTGTCGCCCGGGCGACGCTGTACCGCCATTTCGCGACGAAGAACGACCTGGTGCTGGCCGTGCTGCAGCGTCGCGAGGAGCTGTGGACGTACGGGCTGATCGAGGAGCAGTCCCGGCTGCGCGGCGCCACGCCGGAGGAGCAGCTGCTGGCGATCTTCGACGTGATGGACGAGTGGTTCCGGCAGGGCGACCGGTACGAGGGCTGCTCGTTCATCAACGTGCTGCTCGAGCTGGGCCCGGAGCATCCGGCCGGAAAGGCCTGCATCGCCCACATCGACCGCGTCCGCGACATCGTGCGCCGCCGCGCGGTGGCGGCGGGTTTGACCGACGTCGAGGACTTCGCGTCGTCCTGGCACATCCTGATGAAGGGCGCCATCGTGCTGGCCGCCGTCGGCGACCTCGACGCCGCGCGGCGCGCCCGCCGGATGGCCCGCACCCTGATCGAGGAACACCGGCCGCCGCTGGTGTCCGACACCGGCGAGGCGGTGTAGTCAGACCGGGTCGGTCGCGGTGTTGCCGGTCTTGCGGTAGTGCTCGGCCTCCAGCTCGGCGATCGCCCGGGAGGTGCGCTCCCGCAACAGGATTGCCGCCGTCAGCCCGGCCACCACGGCGACCACCAGCCCGATCCAGGAGAACCGCTCCAGCCAGCGCTCGGCGGCCACCCCGGCGAAATAGACCAGCGCGGTGGTGCCGCCCGCCCAGCAGATGGCGCCGGAGACGTTGGCCGTCAGGAACCGCGGGTAGTGCATCTTCAGCGCGCCGGCCAGCGGCCCGGCCAGGATCCGCAGCAGCGCGATGAAGCGGCCCAGGAAGACGGCCCGCGCGCCCCACCGGTTGAACAACTTCTCGGCCAGCGCGACGTGTCCGGGGCCGAAGTGTTTGGGAAACCGCCGGCCGAGCCGCTCGAACAGCGGCATGCCGAACCGCCGCCCCACCGCGTAGCCGATCGAATCGCCGATCACCGCCCCGATCACCGCGGCGACGCCGACACCGAGCGGATTGACGGCCAGGTCGTGATGCGACGACATCAGCGCCGCGGTGACCAGCACGATCTCGCCGGGCAGCGGAATGCCCAGGCTCTCGATCCCGACCACGCCGCCGACCACCAGATAAACCGCGAGCGGCGGGATCGAGTGCAGCAAGGGCTCCACGTTCATGCGTCAAGGATGCCTGATGCGCTGCCCACGCCCTGCAGCCGCGGACGTTTGGGTTCGCGCCCGTCGTACGACGAGAGGCCGCGCAGCCGCCGCCAGACCCACGGGACGAAGCTGTCCTGCGTCCAGCGCCACTGCTCGTAGGCGCCGGCCGCGACCGAACGCCGGGCCCGCTGCTGCCCGCCCAGGGCCCAATCATGGCTGCTGTCAGGCAGATTCAGCGCCTCGGCGGCCGCGGCCGCGAACAAGATGTGCCCCTTGGTCGAGGCGTGCACCCGGTCGACGGCCCAGGTGTCCAACTCCCGCATCGACGGTGCGCTGTACAGGTCGACCAGCCGGAACCCGTGCCGGTTCGCGGCCGCCCGGATGGCCGCGTTGATCCGGGTCAGCCGCCCGGCCACCAGCCGGCCCAGCGGCAGGAACTGCGCGACGTTCGGAAAGGTCGTCGTCACCACCGTCGCGCCCGATCCGGCCAGCGCGGCGTAGATGTGGTCCAGGTCGGTCAGGGCCGGGCCGAACGAGCGCCCGGGCTGGATGACGTCGTTCATGCCGGCGCACACCGTGATCAGGTCCGGCCGCATCGCCAGGGCCGCCGGGACCTGCTCGGCCAGCACGTGGCCTATCCGTTTGCCGCGGATCGCGAGGTTGGCGTATTGCAGCCCGGGATACGCCGAATCGAGCATCGCGGCGAGGCGGTCGGCGAATCCGAGCAGGCCCGTGCTGTCGTCGCCGTCCCACAGGCCCTCGGTCTGGCTGTCGCCGATGGCGACGTAACGGCGGTATCCAGGGTGAATGGCCCCGCTCACGAAGCCGAGAATAACGCGAAGCCGGGCCGCCGACTGGTTACCGTGGAGCCATGCCAGCCAAGCGTGCGCGAGTCGCCGGGCCAGCCGCGGGCGCGCCGGCCGCCGATTCGCTTGCGCCGCAGTATCCGATCGAATCGGTCGACAACGCGCTCAAGCTGTTGCTGCTGCTGGGCGAGCAACCCGAGATCCGGTTGAGCGAGGCCACCCGCTATCTGGGTGTGGCGTCCTCGACGGCGCACCGGCTGCTGGCGATGCTGGCCTACCGCGGATTCGTCCGGCAGGATCCGGTGTCCAAGGCGTATCTGCCCGGCCCGTCGCTGACCGGGGTGGCGTTCGCCATCTTCGGCCGCCTCGACATCGCGCGATCGGCCGCGCCCATCATGCGCGCGCTCAGCGAGCAGCTGCGCGAGACGGTGCACGTCGGCATGCTCGACGGGGCCAGCGTGCGGTTCGTCGCCGCCGTCGAGGGCCCGGCCGCGGTGCGGGTGGCCTCCCGGCTGGGCCGCGCCTTGCCGGCGCATTGCACCTCGACGGGCAAGGTGATGCTGGCCCAGTTGTCCGCGGCCGAACTGCGGGCGCTGCTGCCGCGCGAGCGGCTCAAGCGCATCACCGCGCATTCCCTCGGCAGCCGCGCCGCGCTGGAGGCCGAGCTGGCCGCGATCCGCGAGCGCGGCTACGCCACCAACCGGGAGGAGAGCGAGGAGGGTGTCGCGTCGGTTGCCGTGCCGATCCCCACCCGGGCGCCCGGGCTGCGGCTGGCCCTGAACGCCGCCGCCCCGCAGAACCGGCTGGACGCCGCCCGCTACCCCGCGGTGGCCGCCGCACTTGTGGCCGCCGCCAAGGAGATCGGCGATCAGCTCGGCTAGCCTCCGATCCGCGCCACCTCGTGTCGCCAGGCCGCCTCGGCGGTGAACGCCGGCCCCAGGTCCGGCAGGTCGTCCCAGTCGGCGTCGGCGATGTCGCGCAGCGTGCCGCCGGCCGCGCGCACCCGCAACGACATCCGGGCCAGCGCGTCG encodes the following:
- a CDS encoding siderophore-interacting protein, which gives rise to MAGRPLQSFEVVRTEQLTPHMVRVVLRGKDFDAFVPSKFTDSYVKLAFVADDVDVAGLPQPLTLDSFAELPAEKKPSVRTLTVRHVDAASRQIALDVVVHGEHGIAGQWAATAQPGQPIYLMGPGGAYTPDPAADWHLLAGDESALPAIAAALEALPPSAVGKAFIEVAGHEDEIPLTAPDGVEVHWVYRGGRADLVPEDRAGDHAPLIEAVTSAPWLPGQVHVFIHGEAQAVMHNLRPYIRKERGVDAKWAASISGYWRRGRTEETFRQWKKELAQAESAQA
- a CDS encoding enoyl-CoA hydratase/isomerase family protein, producing MAQNPTPPDTPRPPEGDWLGTPYLRFERYGPIALCTIDRPQARNALSPAMYFGIRYAVGRLNEDPDLAGLVLTGTGDVFAPGGDMGGGGGEDNWITFGSALGMDVTPFDAVRTSAKSIVSAVNGLCQGGGFQIALCSDLSVVSDRATFRVPELFRGYADTYYSQMLARVIGPVRTRDLMFTGRVLTAVEALDWGLVTRVVPHENLLDAAKDLLAQCCRTAPRARGVIKSSLDNYLGLYDRIGMTASLSDAEAIEGFRAFKQRRSPDWVHPDLRVDGRL
- a CDS encoding long-chain-fatty-acid--CoA ligase; its protein translation is MPAAETRETLAGIVERHAQRRPDAIAIRYGERQWSWAEWSSRIRRAAGALRGAGIERGQCVAFLDKNHPACLEVLIGGASVGAVTTVVNWRVIGDELVHVLADSGARVLVVGAELRPAAEAAARRVPSLERIIEVGDEYESLLAAAEPAPSDAGVDTDETALVIYSSGTTGRPKGVLLSQCALVNHAANLAPAFPFGDGDANLVAMPLFHVGGIGYALFGIRAGAPTIMTREPDAAALIGAVRAGATHAFFVPPVIARFLDAGEAARASIAGLRYIVYGAAPMPLPLLHRALSTWPGTKFVQVYGQTELCGAVTALSDDDHRDAARPQLQLSAGKAVQGCEIRIVDPGSGAELPAGRSGEVWVRSNQNMSGYLNRAEATAETITADGWVRTGDVGRLDADGYVYIEDRLKDMIITGGENVYGPEVESVLIEHPAVVDAAVIGVPDDFWGESVKAIVVADGDVDAADVIEFCRRHLAGFKCPRTVDFVAELPRNASGKILKTQLREPFWRDRDRRV
- a CDS encoding SDR family NAD(P)-dependent oxidoreductase, translating into MTGMVNPDRARSRTFVVTGAASGIGLATARRLLAEGGTVVGADLADPPGGLGPRFTFVPADVTDESAVAAVLAAVPGRLDGVFHAAGVAGGGPVHLLDRSEWDRVIGVNLTGTFLVAKAALARMIDQPRVDGERGSLVTVASVEGLEGTAGGSSYNAAKGGVVLLTKNIALDYGPSGIRANVICPGFIETPMAHNVFSIPGMEAPLASITREHALQRLGRPEEIAAMAAFLLSTDASFVSGQAIAVDGGYTAGRDHGVVELFGFPS
- a CDS encoding catalase family peroxidase, with amino-acid sequence MSGGLTPDQAIEAIRGTGGAQPGCRALHAKGTLYRGTFTATRDAVMLSAAPHLDGSTVPALIRFSNGSGNPKQRDGAPGVRGMAVKFTLPDGSTTDVSAQTARLFVSSTPEGFIDLLKAMRPGLTTPLRLATHLLTHPRLLGALPLLREANRIPASYATTEYHGLHAFRWIAADGSARFVRYHLVPTAAEEYLSASDARGKDPDFLTDELAARLQDGPVRFDFRVQIAGPTDSTVDPSSAWQSTQIVTVGTVTITGPDTEREHGGDIVVFDPMRVTDGIEPSDDPVLRFRTLVYSASVKLRTGVDRGAQAPPV
- a CDS encoding sulfite exporter TauE/SafE family protein: MFVICLAGLAAGAINALVGSGTLITFPTLVALGYPPVTATMSNATGLVAGSVSGTWGYRAELRGQWDRLRWQLPASLAGAGLGAYLLLHLPEKVFAEIVPVLLVAALVLVVTGPRIQAWTARRAELAGRSPEHVPPGRMATLVFGTFAVGVYGGYFTAAQGILLVGLMGALLPESVQRMNAAKNLLALVVNVVAAVAYTSVAFGRISWAAAGLIAAGSLVGGLLGARYGRRLSGGALRAIIVVVGLIGLYRLLAVA
- a CDS encoding anti-sigma factor antagonist → MNSVIVEPMSATHLTLSTKLVYELGDPNSTLRATTARSGSAVLIYAGGEIDACNEDTWRHLVSEAAGVVTTPGPFVVDVTGLEFMGCCAFAVLTDEAKRCRQRGIDLRLVSCEPIVGRIIDACGLSDILPIYPTVDSALSGADRW
- a CDS encoding TetR/AcrR family transcriptional regulator, translating into MTTPDAGSSGASARERVLTAAYELFSRRGIRAVGTDEVIARAGVARATLYRHFATKNDLVLAVLQRREELWTYGLIEEQSRLRGATPEEQLLAIFDVMDEWFRQGDRYEGCSFINVLLELGPEHPAGKACIAHIDRVRDIVRRRAVAAGLTDVEDFASSWHILMKGAIVLAAVGDLDAARRARRMARTLIEEHRPPLVSDTGEAV
- a CDS encoding DedA family protein, with product MNVEPLLHSIPPLAVYLVVGGVVGIESLGIPLPGEIVLVTAALMSSHHDLAVNPLGVGVAAVIGAVIGDSIGYAVGRRFGMPLFERLGRRFPKHFGPGHVALAEKLFNRWGARAVFLGRFIALLRILAGPLAGALKMHYPRFLTANVSGAICWAGGTTALVYFAGVAAERWLERFSWIGLVVAVVAGLTAAILLRERTSRAIAELEAEHYRKTGNTATDPV
- a CDS encoding SGNH/GDSL hydrolase family protein gives rise to the protein MSGAIHPGYRRYVAIGDSQTEGLWDGDDSTGLLGFADRLAAMLDSAYPGLQYANLAIRGKRIGHVLAEQVPAALAMRPDLITVCAGMNDVIQPGRSFGPALTDLDHIYAALAGSGATVVTTTFPNVAQFLPLGRLVAGRLTRINAAIRAAANRHGFRLVDLYSAPSMRELDTWAVDRVHASTKGHILFAAAAAEALNLPDSSHDWALGGQQRARRSVAAGAYEQWRWTQDSFVPWVWRRLRGLSSYDGREPKRPRLQGVGSASGILDA
- a CDS encoding IclR family transcriptional regulator, with translation MPAKRARVAGPAAGAPAADSLAPQYPIESVDNALKLLLLLGEQPEIRLSEATRYLGVASSTAHRLLAMLAYRGFVRQDPVSKAYLPGPSLTGVAFAIFGRLDIARSAAPIMRALSEQLRETVHVGMLDGASVRFVAAVEGPAAVRVASRLGRALPAHCTSTGKVMLAQLSAAELRALLPRERLKRITAHSLGSRAALEAELAAIRERGYATNREESEEGVASVAVPIPTRAPGLRLALNAAAPQNRLDAARYPAVAAALVAAAKEIGDQLG